From Anastrepha obliqua isolate idAnaObli1 chromosome 3, idAnaObli1_1.0, whole genome shotgun sequence:
ACTCAGTAAACAAGAAGACTTGATCGCGTTATATTGgttgataatataatatttgtgttaCGGAATgtcgaaaagaaaattttttttgagctgCTCCGAAGCCACTATAACAGAAATTTCATGGGAagccatatattttattattgcaataaaatcatatttatcgTCAATCGTTGCTGTGTAACATGGCGAGAGAGAATAATAGTCGTGTAGGACATATGTGTCCGACGTGGCGTAAACCGCATAGTACAGTGTCACACATATATGGCCGACGTGGCAGTCAATGTgttaaaattctgactacccctaaccccttaattatgAAACTTTCCACTGGTATCCACTAAATGtttgcatatatgcatacacaaatacatatgcaatattaaaaaacatgaCAATTTGCTTGCACATAAAACTGCattagattatattttatttgccttATTTTTTATGCACTATACGTAAATATGAATCTTGTTATAGTTGTAGTTCTTATGTTTCTTCTCCTGTATGGATGTCTTCTTAGTTAAccttatttttcaatatgcgtgaaatttctgtgtttttttttctttctttatattaataatatcgtataaagtacaattttttttcgattagtacgtataatattttttcgtcTACTGTGGTGTTGACCTCTTTTTTCTATTACCTTGAATGCATAATTTATCAAAATGAAAAAGcacaaatcaaaaatcaaaaacacactaataaaatgttttttttttttttaataagtttttgtttataacaaGTATCAGCAACCACTTTTCCTCCCTTTTCGTTAAACtcctctatttttttattattataacttAGTTTCGTTTGAATTACTTGTATTCTGCGTATACTTTTACATgctatgatttttttgtttttcgtcgcTCATTACCTACAAAGCACCAACCTACGTTTTCTACTTGTTAACAAACTTTGTGGCATGCGGATATTTATCGGGTTTGTAATCAGAGTCTTTCTTTAAGCGTTCGCGTACATGCGTACGCACTGCCTCCGTATACGAAGCATTTACCGCAACATCGTTGGCAATAGTTTCAGTGATTTCATCGGCTGTTAGCGTTTCAGTGGTAGCAGTTGTGGACGCACGTGGGCCAACGGTCTGTATGGCCTTGCGTACACTTCGAGCGATTAGTGAGCTAATCTCAGTTGGCGGTTTATTGTTTTGTATCATTTTCCTTCGTTTGGCCGACATGCCTGATATGTACGCATCCGAGAATGGAATTTGATTTGGCGgattctaaaaaacaaaaaaaaaaaaacattattttacaacaatACGATATATTTATAGAAACGCTTAGAAAATGCGCAAATAAACGGGAGACTTACTGCACTTTGGGTACATAGATCACGTGCAATGATTGGCAACCAGTCGTTGGGGAAATTACTATGCCACAACTCCGAACCGACGGTAACATCGGGCAATTGTTCGGCAGGGGCAAGTTCGATTTCTGCTTCGTCGTCCATGTCTATTGTAAATTGACTATTGTGTTTTGCGTCGGATGTCGACGCCATTTCTACCATCTCCACATCAGATTCTAAAGGCTGTAGATTAAATAAAGATGGGGGAGATAAAAATAATGGTGAGTATTATACAATACATAATATGCATGAGGTGGGCGTagcacaagaaaatttttgcttttcaaattaCTTAAACCTTAACCTGAACTTAGTGCCGACATGGAACCACAAACGGTAGCTATAATAATAGTTGTTCCCGCCCCACTGCAAGTTATCGCAAACATATGAATGAATTACTGGTAAAGGGGTGATCAGAATGGAGGCGATCataccaacttatggtgttcagcaatgaggcccatttttggcttgttGGCTACGtcagtcaataagcaaaattgccgtatttgggctgaataCCAACCCGAAGACCTTCCAGAATAGCCACTACATTcactgaaaacaaccgtttggtacggcctatgggctggatgAATCATCGGCCAACATTTCTTTAAAGACGAGGCCGGCACCAaggtaacagtgaatggcgaacgctagcgcgccatgataaacgacatTTTAATGGccgaaattgaagcccgtgatatGTATGTAAGTCTAAATTTTAAGTCTAAGGCATTGCgaaccaacattactaaagttattcacgagataccgaccgaggCCCTTCAGCGCGTCATTCAAAATAGgggtttacggatggccgaattatgtccaacatttaaaagcaattatctttataaaaaaaaaaaaaaaaaaaaaaaaaatgtcaccaatggttctacacaaacaTAATAAAGATTGGCcagtcaatttgaattttcgttgttttatttcaatttaaaatccgatacctctaaattgatcactctttattaaaacatttttataagaaCTATTTAAGCTCGAATAAACGGGAGGTCCCTTACAACAAAAGGATGTAAACGTCAATTTGGCTGTTTAAAATTTATCTACCAGGTGGCGCTGAAATCGAGTTAttactaaaaattgtatttatagtcCCATTTGGCGTAAATATTTGTCAAGATAttttgtacttatatgtatagaGCACATAGCTGAGGCATTCTGGCATTTGCAAATTACCATGACGACACAAAcaaaatgtacatataaacatattggCCATCTTACTTTGCTATTCGCGCTATCCTCAAGGCAACAGCAGAGGCAGATACTGTTATAAGGACGACATATAGTACTTACAGTATGCTTTTCGCAAGAGTTCTCTTGCTACTTGAAACCTTCGGATGACTGACCACCTACTCCTCGTTAGAACAATTAAGTTCCTCTTTGGATTAGCACGAGATGATATCTCAGAGCCAAAGCTACTGATTCATCCAGGTAGCCTCTTCCCTGAACCAATTCATTCCCACTATCATTTATTTCGATGTTCTTACAACTGGGAATACAGATGAAAGAAACGATCATCGATTTAGATATTAAGTCATAAAACGGAAGGGACAATGGCAATAAATCTACCGTCTGGTtgccagaaaatattgctgcttcGTATCTGTACCTATTCATGCCCTTATTTCTAAAGATCTTGCGATCTTGCTAGCACTATTGGTTGAAAGATGTtgccatttttattgttgtaacagcataaaacatAACCCATAAATGTCTTGATTGACTTCCTGACCGTAATGGTTGCACGTCACTATTCTTACTGGAATAAGCACCTACAccaacaccacagttcatcttggGCCTGTCGGTGTAGAGAGGTGATTTTGTTATCCGCAATTTAATCTCTCCTCCATTCTCTCCTAGATGGGAAAGTACTTCATATTTCAAATCTAATTTAGCTAATAGCCTAGACAGATGGtagcgttaatcgggattaatggtgtaattcggaattatctcgTGAGCTAAGTGCAATTAATGCGGATTGACAACTAGACTTGATTCTCATAAtttatgcggccgccgtagccgaattggttggtgcgtaactaacattcggaattcggagaacgtaggttcgaatcttcgtgaaaCACCAATcttcgtgaaacaccaaaacgagttttttctaatagcggccgcccctcgacaggcaatagcaaacctctgggtatacttctaaaaaaaaatatctgccgttcggagtcggtttgaaactgtaattcattccatttgtgtaacaacatgaagacgcactccacaaatagcaggtggagctcgaccaaacacccagaaacggatgtatgcgccaattatttattatatttttttaggggAATcttcgatggcaacattgccgaaaaatgacagttaatatgtattgtgaatgaaaaataatgaaacttttaaagagaagaacaagaaagactggatgcaatgctagtttgcactaaTACGTTCGAAATTACGTTAATTGTTATGATATTTTTAGGCAGCCttagaaattgcaatttaagaataaataataaacaattatttcttAGTATTAGCGCAGCTAATACCCGCATTTGTTGCCAGCGGTtcatcttttactgacaaaactatccaataaacaaatcagctgttcactaatccgcgtaacaGCCGTCTGTCGCACTACAAATTTAATAAGATTTAACTGCGCCGGTAATCTCGATTAACGTCGCCGTCTAGGCTATAATGGCCCTGTTCTTAAATAGgtagtttaagttttttttttattttttttttttttgcaaatatttcttgatttatATATTCATAACACTTTTTTACGCTTACAGTGTCTGCTGGCTCCGACACTGGCGTTACATTTCTATGTACGATGAATTGTTGTGCATCAGCTGTATCAATTGTGGATGGAGGTCTTCTGTCTACATAGGACCTTAAAAACTGCAAAGCTTCGtcctttaaaactaaaaaacaaaagaaaaaaaaattttataaattggtTTTTTCACAAGTCATTTACATTTGTACTTACACAATCGCATAGGTACCGAGAACTGACTCATCAATTGAACCCAGTAATTTATAACTCTACTACGGTCCACACACACACTCAAAACGCTGTATAAACGGTTAAGAAAGTCTTCGCATATTTTCTTTATACGTTGCTCAAACGTAGCCGGATTACTCTGCTCATCACGCACAATCTCAATGAAGAGCGGTAGCATGTGTCGAAAAATATTGGTAACAGAGTGACGTGAATCATACTCGGGCTTCTCATAATGCGGCAGCAGCACCAGCAGTGCTTCGTCAAACCATTCAGCGGCGCGATTAACAGCTGGTGTTACGGTATCCTCGTTGATTGGTTCCCCACGAAAAATGCGCTGATTGACTAAGTTGACTAACTGAGTGCGCAAATTTCGACGATAATTGTCTGTGCCAGTGTTGGTGCTACCAGAAGTAGCTGAAGTCTCGGTCGATGGCGCAGCAGTTGATGCATTGCGATTTTGTCCAGATATAATATTACGTAAAGAGAAAAATTCGGGTGGGTTGAAACGTGGCGGTAATATTGGCGCTGAGGGAGCGTTCGTACGCGGTGTAGACGTGGGTGAGCCACCTACTGTGGGTGAAGAGCGTACACGTGGAAAAATATCGGTAAGTTCAACAGGTGAACGCAAAGTGAATGGATTAATCGAATTCGTGGCTAATAGATTAGAAAAAAGTCCATGTGGAAAATGGTTGAAAAATGGCGGGAAGTGCCTTAATGAAAATAATCTTGAAATCGCTTTTGAACTGCAGTTTTATAATAACTGCTTTATTATTATAGGAAAagtatattaaaagaaaaaaagaaaaacatttacaGACAGTTCCCgccattttaagtattttatgtgATTTGTTTGAGTTTGTTTTGTACTTACTTATTATCTGAGGGCTAGCATTATTAGTAGTAACATTTGCTGCGGCTGTATTGTTGTTATTGGCGTTGCCTTCCGGCTCCCGAATGTGATGACTATTACAAGGTAGGAAGCGATCGAACGCCGATATCATATTTGCCGGTATAAAGCGACCATTCCAACCATTTGCTGGTATGCCACCAATTTGCAGTTGTGGTCGCGATGTTGAACGCGTTTGTGTAGATGTTGTTGGCAAAGTGCCAATTGCCAATGAAGCGGAAACCGGACGAAGTCTGGTGGTAGCAGGCAAGCTCGCACCTGTTGCTGGTACCGAATTGTTGCTGTTGCGATCATTCCTAAGACTTGTACCTGCCCTGGCGCTTGCGTTCCTGCTACTACTGCCACCACTGGCATTGGCATTGTTGAAATCATTATTTCCTGTAGTACTGTTATTAGCGGTCGCTGTTGCATCCGCTGCTCCTGCCGAAGCTCCTGACTGTGTACGTTGTTGCTGCTCGCCATTTCCATTGTTCCCA
This genomic window contains:
- the LOC129240568 gene encoding large proline-rich protein bag6-B; translated protein: MLINLRVKTLDAQTHDFSIDNELTIRQFKDKIAEKTNIAADQQRIIYCGRVLADEKQLKEYDVDGKVVHVAERPPPSQRDLSTSNSSTNDAPSARERPNNRGGMRNSPLFRALDGMVVGTMAIPMNPVQNNVQQPVNPFAVSSSFCVNRITVARHMLDCANNIAAYLEDPERGLNNSSLDILARGSWTMESTVVEVGFTAADLPQNQNIVEMVQDAVSAALRRNNNTNVTVVQLPTVFGSNEGENGATNSGEAAADMDASNDGGGAVDADGAAVIIEDVIDDTFDAVGANIGVTSNTSGTDTTNNITSPNHTSTDTSAGDASNASATTGTNTDENPSRRRTNTRVLAEVVAQMRTVQTRLNPFIQQFYELLNNDPTFDEDNTTERENAQRLYNRVSEALHYMSHAQHAISDLMLDVSQPAPRFLTCRPILVEQSGYVSSNNYLSAAAAAAAAAATTGNNQTRPRTRAYIAPRYNHPVTITTSSPPTTASGNGTVSGNSAVATAGDNNSNNRNTNRTNASASGSGSGSSVEDPVDEPLVTPSNTPSTAAATNAATQSNDTPHAQMSRLIQAMVNSAPINTELHVQILPPSLLNVAVNPRGNNGNGEQQQRTQSGASAGAADATATANNSTTGNNDFNNANASGGSSSRNASARAGTSLRNDRNSNNSVPATGASLPATTRLRPVSASLAIGTLPTTSTQTRSTSRPQLQIGGIPANGWNGRFIPANMISAFDRFLPCNSHHIREPEGNANNNNTAAANVTTNNASPQIITTNSINPFTLRSPVELTDIFPRVRSSPTVGGSPTSTPRTNAPSAPILPPRFNPPEFFSLRNIISGQNRNASTAAPSTETSATSGSTNTGTDNYRRNLRTQLVNLVNQRIFRGEPINEDTVTPAVNRAAEWFDEALLVLLPHYEKPEYDSRHSVTNIFRHMLPLFIEIVRDEQSNPATFEQRIKKICEDFLNRLYSVLSVCVDRSRVINYWVQLMSQFSVPMRLFLKDEALQFLRSYVDRRPPSTIDTADAQQFIVHRNVTPVSEPADTPLESDVEMVEMASTSDAKHNSQFTIDMDDEAEIELAPAEQLPDVTVGSELWHSNFPNDWLPIIARDLCTQSANPPNQIPFSDAYISGMSAKRRKMIQNNKPPTEISSLIARSVRKAIQTVGPRASTTATTETLTADEITETIANDVAVNASYTEAVRTHVRERLKKDSDYKPDKYPHATKFVNK